A stretch of the Equus caballus isolate H_3958 breed thoroughbred chromosome X, TB-T2T, whole genome shotgun sequence genome encodes the following:
- the HCFC1 gene encoding host cell factor 1 isoform X4, with product MASAVSPANSPAVLLQPRWKRVVGWSGPVPRPRHGHRAVAIKELIVVFGGGNEGIVDELHVYNTATNQWFIPAVRGDIPPGCAAYGFVCDGTRLLVFGGMVEYGKYSNDLYELQASRWEWKRLKAKTPKNGPPPCPRLGHSFSLVGNKCYLFGGLANDSEDPKNNIPRYLNDLYILELRPGSGVVAWDIPITYGVLPPPRESHTAVVYTEKDNKKSKLVIYGGMSGCRLGDLWTLDIETLTWNKPSLSGVAPLPRSLHSATTIGNKMYVFGGWVPLVMDDVKVATHEKEWKCTNTLACLNLDTMAWETILMDTLEDNIPRARAGHCAVAINTRLYIWSGRDGYRKAWNNQVCCKDLWYLETEKPPPPARVQLVRANTNSLEVSWGAVATADSYLLQLQKYDIPATAATATSPTPNPVPSVPTNPPKSPAPAAAAPAVQPLTQVGITLLPQAAAAPPTTTTIQVLPTVPGSSISVPTAARTQGVPAVLKVTGPQATTGTPLVTMRPASQAGKAPVTVTSLPAGVRMVVPTQSAQGTVIGSSPQMSGMAALAAAAAATQKIPPSSAPTVLSVPAGTTIVKTVAVTPGTTTLPATVKVASSPVMVSNPATRMLKTAAAQVGTSVSSAANTSTRPIITVHKSGTVTVAQQAQVVTTVVGGVTKTITLVKSPISVPGGSALISNLGKVMSVVQTKPVQTSAVTGQASTGPVTQIIQTKGPLPAGTILKLVTSADGKPTTIITTTQASGAGTKPTILGISSVSPSTTKPGTTTIIKTIPMSAIITQAGATGVTSSPGIKSPITIITTKVMTSGTGAPAKIITAVPKIATGHGQQGVTQVVLKGAPGQPGTILRTVPMGGVRLVTPVTVSAVKPAVTTLVVKGTTGVTTLGTVTGTVSTSLAGAGGHSTSASLATPITTLGTIATLSSQVINPTAITVSAAQTTLTAASGLTTPTITMQPVSQPTQVTLITAPSGVEAQPVHDLPVSILASPTTEQPTATVTIADSGQGDVQPGTVTLVCSNPPCETHETGTTNTATTTVVANLGGHSQPAQVQFVCDRQEAAASLVTSPVGQQNGSVVRVCSNPPCETHETGTTSTATTATSNMAGQHGCSNPPCETHETGTTSTATTAMSTIGTGQQRDARHAYVASTAPAVVRVSLAAGASQGAQGSVKPSCQTCQTSATSTTMTVMATSAPLLGPSLVLEAGGHSTTFVQLAPVSSQVRPSGLGGKDSPIAGLGQLVSAGHQLEAHHTHTTNTPTTARSTMGAAELGEAQGTLIPAYESSSGAAVTVTALEALLCPSATVVQVCSNPPCETHETGTTNTATTSSAGSAQRVCSNPPCETHETGTTHTPTTATSSGAAGQPEGGQQPPAGHPCETHQTTSTGTTMSVSVGALLPATTPSPRTLESTLEVAAPPTVTPQAGVSLLAPFPTQRVCSNPPCETHETGTTHTATTVTSNMSSNQDPPPATSDQGEVESTQSDSVNLTSSSAITTTVSSTLTRAVTTVTQSTPVPGPSVPISSMTETTPGALTTEVPIPATITVTIANTETSDMPFSAVDILQPPEELQASPGPRQQLPPRQLLQPASTPLMGESTEVLSASQTPELQAAVDLSSTGDSSSGQEPASSAVVATVVVQPPPPTQSEVDQLSLPQELMAEAQAGTTTLMVTGLTPEELAVTAAAEAAAQAAATEEAQALAIQAVLQAAQQAVMGTGEPMDTSEAAAAVTQAELGHLSAEGQEGQATTIPIVLTQQELAALVQQQQQLQEAQAQQQHHHLPTEALAPADSLNDPTIESNCLNELAGAVPSTVALLPSTATESLAPSNTFVAPQPVVVASPAKLQAAATLTEVANGIESLGVKPDLPPPPSKAPVKKENQWFDVGVIKGTNVMVTHYFLPPDDAVPSDDDSGTVPDYNQLKKQELQPGTAYKFRVAGINACGRGPFSEISAFKTCLPGFPGAPCAIKISKSPDGAHLTWEPPSVTSGKIIEYSVYLAIQSSQAGGEPKSSTPAQLAFMRVYCGPSPSCLVQSSSLSNAHIDYTTKPAIIFRIAARNEKGYGPATQVRWLQETSKDSSGAKPASKRPMSSPEMKSAPKKSKADGQ from the exons ATGGCTTCGGCCGTGTCGCCCGCCAACTCGCCAGCGGTGCTCCTGCAGCCTCGCTGGAAGCGAGTGGTGGGCTGGTCGGGTCCAGTGCCCCGGCCCCGCCACGGCCACCGCGCCGTGGCTATCAAGGAGCTCATCGTGGTGTTCGGCGGCGGCAACGAGGGGATAGTGGACGAACTGCACGTGTACAACACGG CAACTAACCAGTGGTTCATCCCGGCCGTGAGAGGGGACATCCCTCCTGGGTGTGCAGCCTATGGCTTTGTGTGCGACGGGACTCGCCTCCTGGTGTTTGGTGGGATGGTGGAGTATGGGAAATACAGCAATGACCTCTATGAGCTCCAG GCAAGCAGGTGGGAGTGGAAGAGACTCAAAGCAAAGACACCCAAAAACGGGCCCCCTCCATGTCCTCGGCTTGGGCACAGCTTCTCCCTTGTGGGTAACAAATGCTACCTGTTTGGGGGTCTGGCCAACGATAGCGAGGATCCCAAGAACAACATTCCCAG GTACCTGAATGACTTATACATCCTGGAATTGCGGCCAGGCTCTGGAGTGGTAGCCTGGGACATCCCCATCACTTACGGtgtcctgcccccaccccgggaGTCACATACTGCCGTGGTCTACACTGAGAAAGACAACAAGAAGTCCAAGCTGGTGATCTACGGGGGAATGAGTGGCTGCAGGCTGGGGGACCTCTGGACCCTGGATATTG AGACTCTGACATGGAATAAGCCCAGTCTCAGCGGGGTGGCGCCACTTCCTCGAAGTCTCCACTCGGCCACGACCATAGGAAACAA AATGTACGTGTTTGGTGGCTGGGTGCCTCTCGTCATGGATGACGTCAAAGTGGCCACACACGAGAAGGAGTGGAAGTGTACCAACACACTGGCTTGTCTCAACCTGG atACCATGGCCTGGGAGACCATCCTGATGGACACACTGGAGGACAATATTCCCCGGGCCCGAGCTGGCCACTGCGCTGTAGCAATCAACACCCGCCTGTACATTTGGAGTGGGCGCGATGGCTACCGAAAGGCCTGGAACAACCAGGTCTGCTGCAAGGACCTCTGGTACCTGGAAACAG AAAAGCCACCACCCCCGGCCCGGGTACAGCTGGTGCGAGCCAACACCAACTCCCTGGAGGTGAGCTGGGGGGCAGTGGCAACAGCCGACAGTTACCTTCTGCAGCTCCAGAAATATGACATTCCTGCCACGGCTGCTACTGCCACCTCCCCCACACCCAATCCAGTCCCGTCTGTGCCTACCAACCCTCCCAAGAGCCCTGCCCCGGCAGCAGCCGCACCTGCCGTGCAGCCGCTGACCCAAGTAGGCATCACGCTCCTGCCCCAGGCTGCCGCCGCGCCCccgaccaccaccaccatccaggTCTTGCCGACAGTGCCTGGCAGCTCGATTTCCGTGCCCACCGCAGCCAGGACTCAAG GTGTCCCTGCTGTTCTCAAAGTGACTGGTCCTCAGGCTACCACAGGAACCCCATTAGTCACCATGCGACCTGCGAGCCAGGCTGGGAAAGCGCCCGTCACCGTGACCTCCCTACCTGCAGGCGTGCGAATGGTCGTGCCGACGCAGAGCGCCCAGGGGACG GTGATCGGCAGCAGCCCGCAGATGAGTGGGATGGCTGCACTGGCGGCCGCAGCCGCCGCCACCCAAAAGATCCCTCCTTCTTCGGCGCCCACAGTGCTGAGTGTCCCAGCGGGCACCACCATCGTCAAAACTGTGGCTGTGACACCTGGCACTACCACTCTCCCAGCCACTGTGAAGGTGGCCTCCTCACCAGTCATG GTGAGCAACCCAGCCACTCGCATGCTGAAGACTGCAGCTGCCCAGGTGGGGACATCTGTCTCCTCCGCTGCCAACACGTCTACCCGCCCCATCATCACGGTGCACAAGTCGGGGACTGTGACAGTGGCCCAGCAAGCCCAGGTGGTGACCACGGTGGTGGGTGGGGTCACCAAGACCATCACCCTGGTGAAGAGCCCCATCTCCGTCCCAGGAGGCAGTGCTCTG attTCCAACCTGGGCAAAGTGATGTCAGTGGTCCAGACTAAACCAGTGCAGACTTCGGCAGTCACAGGCCAGGCGTCTACGGGCCCGGTGACTCAGATCATCCAG ACCAAAGGGCCCCTGCCAGCCGGGACCATTCTCAAGCTGGTGACCTCAGCAGATGGCAAGCCCACTACCATCATCACTACCACGCAGGCCAGTGGGGCCGGTACTAAACCCACCATCCTGGGCATCAGCAGTGTGTCCCCCAGCACTACGAAGCCTGGCACAACGACCATCATCAAGACTATCCCCATGTCGGCCATCATCACGCAGGCGGGCGCCACAG GTGTGACCAGCAGCCCTGGCATCAAGTcccccatcaccatcatcaccaccaagGTTATGACTTCAGGGACTGGAGCGCCTGCCAAAATCATCACTGCTGTCCCCAAAATTGCAACTGGCCATGGGCAGCAAGGAGTGACCCAG GTGGTGCTAAAGggggcccctggacagccaggtaCCATCCTCCGCACTGTGCCCATGGGGGGCGTTCGTCTGGTCACCCCCGTCACTGTCTCCGCCGTCAAACCGGCCGTTACCACATTGGTTGTGAAGGGTACCACAG GTGTCACAACGTTAGGCACGGTGACAGGCACCGTTTCCACCAGCCTTGCTGGAGCTGGGGGCCACAGCACCAGCGCCTCCCTGGCCACACCTATCACCACCTTGGGCACTATCGCCACCCTCTCAAGCCAGGTGATCAACCCCACTGCCATCACTGTGTCAGCCGCGCAGACCACGCTGACGGCGGCCAGCGGGCTCaccacccccaccatcaccatGCAG CCTGTCTCCCAGCCTACCCAGGTGACTCTGATCACAGCACCCAGTGGGGTTGAGGCCCAGCCTGTGCATGACCTCCCTGTGTCCATCCTGGCCTCGCCTACTACAGAACAGCCCACGGCTACAGTTACCATTGCTGACTCAGGCCAGGGTGATGTGCAGCCTGGCACCGTGACGCTGGTGTGCTCCAACCCACCGTGCGAGACCCATGAGACGGGCACTACCAACACAGCCACCACCACTGTTGTGGCTAACCTCGGGGGGCACTCCCAGCCCGCCCAGGTGCAGTTTGTCTGTGACAGACAAGAGGCAGCTGCTTCTCTCGTGACCTCACCAGTGGGGCAGCAGAATGGCAGCGTGGTTCGCGTCTGCTCGAACCCGCCGTGCGAGACCCATGAGACAGGCACCACCAGCACCGCCACCACCGCCACCTCCAACATGGCGGGGCAGCACGGCTGCTCGAACCCGCCTTGCGAGACCCACGAGACAGGCACCACCAGCACCGCCACCACCGCCATGTCAACCATCGGCACCGGCCAGCAGCGAGATGCCCGGCACGCCTATGTGGCCAGCACTGCTCCTGCTGTGGTCCGGGTCAGCCTGGCTGCTGGGGCGTCACAGGGAGCCCAGGGTTCTGTCAAGCCCTCGTGCCAAACCTGCCAGACCAGCGCAACCAGCACCACCATGACTGTGATGGCCACCAGTGCCCCGCTCCTTGGGCCAAGCCTGGTGCTGGAGGCTGGCGGCCACAGCACCACTTTTGTGCAGTTGGCCCCTGTGAGCAGCCAAGTCAGGCCCAGCGGCCTTGGCGGCAAGGACAGCCCCATAGCTGGCCTAGGTCAGCTGGTGTCTGCAGGGCACCAGCTGGAGGCACATCACACCCACACAACCAACACACCCACCACAGCCCGCTCCACCATGGGTGCCGCAGAGCTCGGTGAGGCACAGGGAACCCTCATACCTGCGTACGAGAGCTCATCTGGTGCCGCTGTGACTGTGACAGCCCTGGAGGCATTGCTGTGCCCTTCGGCCACCGTGGTCCAAGTCTGCTCCAACCCACCATGTGAGACCCATGAGACGGGCACCACCAACACAGCCACTACCTCGAGCGCAGGCAGTGCCCAGCGGGTCTGCTCCAATCCGCCATGCGAGACCCACGAGACGGGCACCACCCATACACCTACCACCGCCACCTCCAGCGGGGCTGCGGGCCAGCCTGAGGGTGGGCAGCAGCCCCCTGCTGGCCACCCCTGTGAGACACACCAGACCACTTCCACTGGTACCACCATGTCGGTCAGCGTAGGAGCCCTGCTCCCTgccaccactccctcccccaGGACCCTGGAGTCCACCTTGGAGGTGGCAGCACCACCCACGGTTACCCCCCAGGCCGGCGTTTCGTTACTGGCTCCTTTCCCGACACAGAGGGTGTGCTCCAATCCCCCCTGTGAGACACACGAGACAGGCACCACGCACACGGCCACCACTGTCACCTCCAACATGAGCTCAAACCAAG ATCCCCCACCAGCTACCAGCGACCAGGGAGAGGTGGAGAGCACCCAGAGTGACAGTGTGAACCTCACCAGCTCCAGTGCCATCACGACCACTGTGTCTTCCACGCTAACGCGGGCTGTGACCACTGTGACACAGTCCACCCCGGTCCCTGGCCCCTCGGTGCCG ATCTCATCAATGACTGAGACTACCCCAGGGGCTCTGACCACCGAAGTCCCCATTCCGGCCACGATAACAGTGACCATAGCCAACACAGAAACTTCTGACATGCCCTTCTCTGCTGTTGACATCCTGCAGCCCCCAGAGGAACTCCAGGCCTCACCAGGGCCTCGCCAGCAGCTGCCGCCACGGCAACTCCTGCAGCCCGCCTCCACACCCCTGATGGGGGAGTCCACCGAGGTCCTGTCAGCCTCCCAGACCCCTGAGCTCCAGGCCGCCGTGGATCTGAGCAGTACAGGGGACTCATCTTCAGGCCAGGAGCCTGCCAGTTCAGCTGTGGTAGCCACTGTGGTGGTCCAGCCACCCCCGCCCACACAGTCTGAAGTAGACCAGTTGTCACTTCCCCAAGAGCTGATGGCTGAGGCCCAGGCGGGCACCACCACCCTCATGGTAACAGGGCTCACCCCTGAGGAGTTGGCAGTGACTGCTGCTGCTGAAGCAGCTGCCCAGGCCGCAGCCACAGAGGAAGCCCAGGCCCTGGCCATCCAGGCAGTGCTCCAGGCCGCCCAGCAGGCTGTCATGG GCACTGGAGAACCCATGGACACGTCCGAGGCAGCAGCAGCCGTGACACAGGCAGAGCTGGGCCACTTGTCAGCCGAGGGCCAGGAGGGCCAGGCCACCACCATCCCCATCGTGCTGACACAGCAGGAGCTGGCTGCCCTggtgcagcagcagcagcagctgcaggaggcGCAGGCCCAGCAGCAGCACCATCACCTCCCCACCGAGGCCCTGGCCCCTGCTGACAGCCTCAATGACCCGACTATTGAGAGCAACTGCCTCAACGAGCTGGCCGGGGCTGTTCCCAGCACTGTGGCCCTGCTACCCTCCACAGCCACTGAGA gcctggccccttCCAACACATTTGTGGCTCCCCAGCCAGTCGTGGTTGCCAGCCCTGCGAAGCTGCAGGCTGCAGCTACCCTCACTGAAGTGGCTAACGGCATCGAGTCCCTGGGCGTG AAGCCGGACCTACCACCTCCACCCAGCAAAGCCCCTGTGAAGAAGGAGAATCAGTGGTTTGATGTGGGGGTCATTAAGGGCACCAACGTAATGGTGACACACTATTTCCTTCCACCAGATGATGCTGTCCCATCTGAT GATGACTCGGGCACTGTCCCAGACTATAACCAGCTAAAGAAGCAGGAGCTGCAGCCGGGCACAGCCTATAAGTTTCGTGTTGCCGGGATCAATGCCTGTGGCCGAGGGCCCTTCAGCGAGATCTCAGCCTTTAAGACGTGTCTGCCTGGTTTCCCAGGGGCCCCCTGTGCTATTAAAATCAGCAAA AGTCCGGATGGTGCTCACCTCACCTGGGAGCCGCCctctgtgacctcgggcaagaTCATTGAGTACTCCGTGTACCTGGCCATACAGAGCTCACAGGCCGGTGGTGAGCCCAAGAGCTCCACCCCGGCTCAGCTGGCCTTCATGCGGGTGTACTGCGGGCCCAGCCCGTCCTGCCTCGTGCAGTCCTCCAGCCTCTCCAACGCCCACATCGACTACACCACCAAGCCTGCCATCATATTCCGCATTGCTGCCCGCAACGAGAAGGGCTACGGCCCAGCCACCCAAGTGAGGTGGTTGCAAG AAACCAGTAAAGACAGCTCTGGCGCCAAACCGGCCAGCAAGCGGCCCATGTCCTCTCCGGAAAT GAAATCCGCTCCAAAGAAATCTAAGGCAGACGGTCAGTGA